tcccacctgGGCCCCCCATTTCCCTGCGACCCCTCTACTCCCATGCCACTTTCCCTTGCCAGCCCTGGTccagccttccccacccctgccctggcccagTGGCCACTCTCTCCTCCCTGTGAGGTCCCACCTCTGTGCCACCAGCACCCATGGGCACGGCCAGGCAGGCACTACTGGGGAGGCAGGCACTCACTCTCCGCCTGGCTGAGCTGGTCCTGGGTGGGAGGactgggctgggggctgcaggcCCCACTCAGTTGCTGCTGGAGCAGAGCAGGGCTCAGTTGGACCCACGACTCTGGAGTCACCCCGGCCTGCTCAGACAGCCCATACACGGCCATTACTTCGCTGGCACTCAGGCATACCTGGGGGGTGGCAGCACAGGGGGTCAGGGACCTGAGCAGATCCATGGGACCCCACCTCTCCCCAGGACTATGGTGCAGGGGCTGCTCACTGTGTCCCACAGGCTGGAGCTGCTGTTAGGAGTCGCAAGGGGCACAGGGCCCTGGCGGTTGGCCCCGTCTCTCAGATGACCGTGGTCACTGTGCATCTCAGCCACTCTGCCTACCCCCAGGCGCTGCATCAAGGCCTCCAGCTCTGACAGGGACGACAGAATCACAAAGTCTTTAGGGGCTCCAGGCCTGCCTTCCCCAGGGACATGGAGGCTGGGGACTCAGGGCACTGCCCACTCTCTGACCCAAGCGAGGCCTCACCAGCCAGTGTGATGTTGGGAGTCTCGCCGCTGTGCTGCCGGAACACAAAGTCTACAAAGTACTGGGGGGTCGGCAGGGCACTGAAACAGGACCCACTGCTGACATGGTCCAACAGGGCGGCCAGTACGgggccagggctgctgggagctcctgccccttctgtctcctccagcaGCTGAGGCAGGTCCACACAGGCCTGGGGGAGGAGCCAGGGCTCAGCCGTGCCGGCAGTGTGGCCTTCCTGGCCTCTAGCTCTGCCATCACCCCTCGTGTCCCCTGAGTGCCACCGACCCCAAGATCTGCCCTAAACTAGCCCCAGACCAGCCTTCTCAGAACACCACCACCTGTATACCTGTCAGCTTTAAGACCCGCACTGGGCTGACCCCTCCCTGTGGCCCAGGTTTCTTCTCAGCCCCTGTTTGATGAACCCCACCCCCCCCGGGGCTCCCCAAGTCCCTGCCCTGAGTGGTGACGGACATCCATTCGTGATCCCTCAGCCTAGTCCTGCTTCCCAAGTCCATCCCCAGACTCCCCAAGGTATCCTGGGAGGCTTCAAGGGATGTCCTGCCCACTGCAGCCAGGCCCAGCCCGCTAAGTGGTCTCCCTTTCCTGCCGATCCCTTTAGACCCTTCCCGCCGATCCCTTTAGACCCTTCCCACCTACTCCTTCTGGCCAGCCTACCCGGCCCTCACCTCCTCTGCAGCGGGCCCGCCAGCAGCCTGGGCCTGAATCCTTTGCAGCAGCCTGCTCAGGCCTGGGGTCAGGGCCTTGGGGCCCTCCAACAGGGCCAAGAGATGGTCGGCGCGAGTGGCCCAGCGGCCAGCCCGGACATCTGTGCATGTGCCCTCGGGGTCACTGAGGTAGAGGGCAGCAGCAGCACTGAGGCGGGCGATGTGTCTGCGCTCTAGGACTGGCCCCCCAGGGAGCCCTGGCTTCTCGGGCCTGCCCAGGGCCAGGGCATCATCCACAGACAGGCACTGTGGGCAGGGGTCAGGTGCCTACAGTCAGGAAGCTGCCCACTTCCCTGCGGGGTCCACACACACCAGTCCcgccctccccctctctcaccCACCCCTGCATCATCACTCTTTTACACGCTCCCATCGCCGCCAACCACCCCCCATTACacgcgtgcacatgcacacacagaaggCTCGGGCCCGTGGTCCCTCCATCCCCGGGCGGCTTCTTACTGGAACCACTGCCAATCTGATGGCCTGGGGGCTGACGGGGGAGGCTGCCCTGAGATCCTGGAGCTGTCTGTACCCAGCACAGCCTCCGACCCTGGCAGTGCAGGCCTGTCTGAACTCAAATCAGAGGAGAGTGGGCTCAGGCCTACAAGTAGGGCCTGGATGCCTGGCCACCCAGCCTCACCTTGACCCGCCTCCTGGAGTTTGCCCAGAGCCCTTTGCTTCCAGCCCTGGGGTGGAGcgggcctgggctgggggaccCATCGGGTGGGGCAGTTACCTTTCCACACGGCCCGTTGGCGCAGTGCACACGGTCCGCCAGTGTATTTAACAGGCTGCCCAGCGCCACCCGGTCCAGAGCACCCTCGCCCGAGGACAGCAGGGTCAGCAGACGGGGAGGCTGAGCTGCCATCGCGGCCACCAGCAGCAaggccagcagcagccccagcttGAGTCGGACCAGGACCGGCATGCTGAGCCCCCCCACCGCACGCACTCTGTGCTCTGGGGAGGCCGTGCAGGCAGCCTAGGGCCAGACTGGGGCTGGGCTCTGACCCGCCCGCATGCAGAGGACCTCTCCCAGGTATTTCCCGCAGGGCTCTGTGATTGGCTGCCTGCGGCACCTCAGGTTAACCATTCCAGCAGCAGATCCTCCCCGGGGCTGGAGCCGCTGCCTGTGGGGTGGAGGACTGGGCCCCTTCTCCTGCAGGGCCCCTTGGGCATCCGCGAGCTCGTCTGTGGCTCCCTAGAGATGCTGGGGCGGGCCGCCGCCTCCACTCCCGAGGGGGGACCCTCTCTCTAGGGCTGCTGCTAACaagggggcctggggcaggggtgcagggatACCACTCTAGCGCCACAAGGCCCCGTCCCCAGCGTTTCGCCTCGTAGGCCCTGAACACACCCCTgtcccacccctcccagccccttccctgcttggCTTCCTTGGCTCAGGCAGCGTAGACATCTGCACCCCACCCCTAGCCTTTGAGGCcccagttgggggtggggagggggccctctcctcccaggcgGGCTGTGTTGTCCCGCGTTGGGGGCTGGATTCTGAGGAAGCTGATAAGGTGCTTCCTGAGTCACACTCCCCTTCCCAAAACCTCCAGGGAAGATTCCTGAGGAAATGGACAAAGCCCCACAGGACAGATGGGGAACCTGGGCCCTCTGCTTGTGGCCACTGGGCAAGGTCTCTCATTATCTGGGTAGGAGGAAGTGGGGCAGGAGCCCAAGGTTGAGGCCCAAGAGCTTGAGGGAGGGCTGTGACTCCCAGCTCtgcacctgcccctccctgttGGCTCCCTCTCTGGCCTTTGGACCCCAGGGCTTATCTCTGCTTAGTTGGCAGTGCTGCGGGGGAGGGACCGGCCTCTCCTGGAGGGAGTGTGTGGGCGTCCCCACCCTGAGCCCTATGAGGTGTGGCTGGGTGGGAGAGAAGCTCCAGGGCCACTGGGAGCCTAGACCTGAGGACTCTGTCCCCGGAGTCCTTGgtgcccagggcagggcatcatgcTGAGCAGTGTCCTGGGTCTGAGGTCACCACACCCGCACACGTGCTAGACGGCGCCACAGCCGGACTGCCCGGCAGTCTGCTGTCCCTGGGTCCTAAGAGGGAGCTGGACCAGAAGAGGAGATAGGAACAGCCTGCCAGGGATTTAGAGGATTCTTGGAGCTCTGAGTCAACAAGGAGGGAAGCTGGAGAGATTCAGGCCAGTTCTAGGCCCACTGGCCTCTTTCCTACCGCACTGCACCCGGACCACTAGGCTGGCTGGAGCGGGACTCTGGGACCTGGCTGCTGCCTCAGGCCACCCGCTGCCCAACCTATTAGCTTCTGGGCAAAGATCTGAGCCTTCCTAGGTCCCTGGGCCAAGTCGCAGAACTGCCTGACCCCTTGAGGGCCTGGCAGGTGGCTTGCACTCCCCTCGGCAGTCCCTTTGACCTCAGTAACCTCCGGGCTGGCCCACATTCCTTTGCTTCCTGTCCCCTGACCTCTCCCAGCAGATGCCTTGCTTCCCAGCCCAGAGCAGCCGGAGAGCAGGTCCCCAGCTCCCCTACACATCTGACTGCCCCCTCCCTGTTGCTGCACCCTCTCTTGTGTCCCAGGCCCCTCCTGCTTCATCCCATCATCCAACAAGCACTCTGCAGTCACTCCTGTCTCCAGACACACCCTCgtccacagcagcattattcacctCTGCGACACGACACCCCAAGTGTTCACCGAAGGATGAGTGGATGAACAAAGTGTGGTCTGTGCATACAATGGGATGttatccagccttaaaaaggcaggaaatttctgggcacctggctggctcatccGGCAGAGcctgtaactcttgatctcagggtcacgaattcaagctccatgttgggcacggcacttaaaaaaaaagggaaggaaattttgacacaCGCACAACATCGAGAAATACACCaaccacaaaaagacaaattctgtatgattccacttgtatgaggcACCTAATCAAAACCTAGTAGGTAGGATGGAAAGTAGggtggtagttgccaggggcgggggggggggggtagtgttTACTAGGGACAGTTCTGTTTGGGGGGATGGAAAGAGCCCTGGAGTGGACGTGGTGGTGGCTGTGTGGCATTGTTCATGTACTTAACGCCACCGAGCTTTAACGTGGCTGAAACAGCTGGGGCGCCCGGCCAGCTCCGATGGTACAgactgtgactcttgatctcagggttgcgagttcaagTTCCATGTgaggtgtagaggttacttaaaatcttcaagaaagatgtttatatctttttttaaagtttaaaaaagtttaaaaaaaatgtttattttttttaaagattttattatttatttgacggagagagagagcacaagcaggggaaggggcagagggagagggcaaaccAGGCTGtctaccgagcagggagcccaaagtggggctcaatcccaggaccccaagatcatgaccggagccaaaggcagatgcttaacgcgctgagccacccaggcgccccaaaaaggtgtttaaaatggcaaattttacattacattttattataatttaaaaaaaaaaggaccaaaacaACCCTCCCTGCTCCTTCAGTTGCCGTTGACAGCAGGATTTGGGGTCTCTGGTACTGGCCGTCTCTTCCAGGCTCTCTGGAAGCCCCCCTTCCTTGCCTCCAATCTTGTCAAGGTCCCCAAGAGCTCCACAGGCCACACTCTGTGGAGCTCTTCCTCATCTCAGCCTGCCCTGGACCCACTTGCCTCGGGCCTCTCTGGGTTTCCTGAGCCTTACCCACCCCTTCTTTTGCTCCTCTGCTGGTTTTTCTATTCCCGACCTGCAAGTGTAATGGTGCCGTTCTTGGGCCTCTTGGATAcaattcctggaacctgtgacgGCAGTTTCTTGCCCTGGAGATGCCAAGCCTTCGTCTTTGCTTCAGAACTCCTGCCTCGGATGTCCAGCCACCGGCATGACGACTCCCCTTGACCATCTGGCACAACCCAGCCTATGTGAACAACTCTGGCCGCTCCCTCAGAGCCAGTTCCCTGCAGGCGTCCACACCTCCTCCAGCCGGCTGTTCTGGCCTTTCTGGGGCTAGGCCGGGGTATTTGCTGCCCAGTGCATTCAGCCCAGGGGCAAACACCGTGGGGCAACACACAGCACAGTCCACACCCAGAACCCCAGGGCCCCCCTTTGCCCTGCCGCTGATCTTGCCCCACGCCCCCACCAGTCACCTGTGTCTGCTGTCTTTCCCTAGTAAGACCGAAGGGACATGCATGCCTCTGCTCTGAGGTGCCTGCTGGCATCCAGGGCTCCAGGGACAATCCCAAGGCCTCACCTGGCCTCCCTACTCCTCTCTTCCTTGCCTGCTCTGCTGTCCTTGACAACCCTGTGTGAAACGGCCCCTCCCCACAGGCAGCCTCCAGCC
This genomic window from Ursus arctos isolate Adak ecotype North America unplaced genomic scaffold, UrsArc2.0 scaffold_6, whole genome shotgun sequence contains:
- the SLC39A4 gene encoding zinc transporter ZIP4 yields the protein MPVLVRLKLGLLLALLLVAAMAAQPPRLLTLLSSGEGALDRVALGSLLNTLADRVHCANGPCGKCLSVDDALALGRPEKPGLPGGPVLERRHIARLSAAAALYLSDPEGTCTDVRAGRWATRADHLLALLEGPKALTPGLSRLLQRIQAQAAGGPAAEEACVDLPQLLEETEGAGAPSSPGPVLAALLDHVSSGSCFSALPTPQYFVDFVFRQHSGETPNITLAELEALMQRLGVGRVAEMHSDHGHLRDGANRQGPVPLATPNSSSSLWDTVCLSASEVMAVYGLSEQAGVTPESWVQLSPALLQQQLSGACSPQPSPPTQDQLSQAERYLYGSLATGLICLSAIFGLLLLSCASCSAASHYIIQTFLSMAVGALTGDAVLHLTPKVLGLHTHSGEGLGPQTTWRLVAMLGGLYIFFLFENLFNLLLPLDPEDSKDGPCSHSHGGHSHGVSLQLAPSELRLPKPPHESSRTDLVAEESPELLSSEPRRLSPELRLLPYVITLGDALHNFADGLAVGAAFASSWKTGLATSLAVFCHEVPHELGDFAALLHAGLSVRRALLLNLASALTAFAGLYVALAVDVGEDSEAWILAVATGLFLYVALCDMLPAMLHVRDQRPWLLFLLHNMGLLGGWTVLLLLSLYEDNITL